In a genomic window of Glycine max cultivar Williams 82 chromosome 13, Glycine_max_v4.0, whole genome shotgun sequence:
- the LOC102663084 gene encoding uncharacterized protein isoform X1 — protein MDVAYVFKPTEEQTVRLKIHHGGMFIYNPLTAYVNGEIVEEEWGWDVNTMSYFDLTKVIKSIGYKAFKCLWYKHPKKALWKGLKPLNGDSDILQLAEDVAGFDVVEVYVEDGVIDRCDKKLDDVEGDEVVVIDGVEAEPIVEAEVQVEGEVLVEAEVQVEGEIEVEAEVEVEGQVDVEGQVQVDDEGLIRLRCRLKRRLVVWVTWRLLLTVWMIFMLGLTQLMMMWGLAKVMRIMLGMRKMMMIPATVVKIQLVILKKTLNGQHGWSLKHLLKVLRPILILINWTQ, from the exons ATGGACGTGGCTTATGTTTTCAa GCCAACTGAAGAACAAACAGTGAGGTTAAAGATTCACCATGGAGGAATGTTTATTTATAATCCATTGACTGCGTATGTCAATGGAGAAATTGTTGAAGAGGAATGGGGTTGGGATGTCAATACTATGTCATACTTTGACTTGACGAAGGTGATTAAGTCTATTGGCTACAAAGCATTCAAGTGCTTATGGTACAAGCACCCCAAAAAGGCACTTTGGAAAGGGTTGAAGCCACTGAATGGTGACTCTGATATTTTACAATTGGCTGAAGATGTTGCTGGGTTTGATGTGGTGGAAGTGTATGTGGAAGATGGGGTGATTGACAGATGTGATAAAAAGTTGGATGATGTTGAGGGAGATGAAGTTGTTGTAATTGATGGAGTGGAGGCTGAACCAATTGTGGAGGCTGAGGTTCAAGTGGAGGGTGAGGTTCTAGTGGAGGCTGAGGTTCAAGTGGAAGGTGAGATTGAAGTGGAGGCTGAGGTTGAAGTGGAGGGTCAGGTTGATGTGGAGGGTCAGGTTCAGGTTGATGATGAAGGTTTGATAAGGTTGAGGTGCAGGTTGAAAAGGAGGCTGGTGGTGTGGGTGACATGGAGGTTGTTGTTGACTGTTTGGATGATATTCATGTTGGGGTTGACACAGTTGATGATGATGTGGGGTCTGGCGAAAGTGATGAGGATTATGTTGGggatgaggaagatgatgatgattccaGCGACTGTAGTGAAGATTCAGTTAGTGATTTTGAAGAAAACTCTGAATGGACAACATGGTTGGAGTCTAAAACATTTACTCAAAGTACTGAGGCCGATTTTGATCCTAATAAACTGGACCCAATAA
- the LOC102663084 gene encoding uncharacterized protein isoform X2 → MFIYNPLTAYVNGEIVEEEWGWDVNTMSYFDLTKVIKSIGYKAFKCLWYKHPKKALWKGLKPLNGDSDILQLAEDVAGFDVVEVYVEDGVIDRCDKKLDDVEGDEVVVIDGVEAEPIVEAEVQVEGEVLVEAEVQVEGEIEVEAEVEVEGQVDVEGQVQVDDEGLIRLRCRLKRRLVVWVTWRLLLTVWMIFMLGLTQLMMMWGLAKVMRIMLGMRKMMMIPATVVKIQLVILKKTLNGQHGWSLKHLLKVLRPILILINWTQ, encoded by the coding sequence ATGTTTATTTATAATCCATTGACTGCGTATGTCAATGGAGAAATTGTTGAAGAGGAATGGGGTTGGGATGTCAATACTATGTCATACTTTGACTTGACGAAGGTGATTAAGTCTATTGGCTACAAAGCATTCAAGTGCTTATGGTACAAGCACCCCAAAAAGGCACTTTGGAAAGGGTTGAAGCCACTGAATGGTGACTCTGATATTTTACAATTGGCTGAAGATGTTGCTGGGTTTGATGTGGTGGAAGTGTATGTGGAAGATGGGGTGATTGACAGATGTGATAAAAAGTTGGATGATGTTGAGGGAGATGAAGTTGTTGTAATTGATGGAGTGGAGGCTGAACCAATTGTGGAGGCTGAGGTTCAAGTGGAGGGTGAGGTTCTAGTGGAGGCTGAGGTTCAAGTGGAAGGTGAGATTGAAGTGGAGGCTGAGGTTGAAGTGGAGGGTCAGGTTGATGTGGAGGGTCAGGTTCAGGTTGATGATGAAGGTTTGATAAGGTTGAGGTGCAGGTTGAAAAGGAGGCTGGTGGTGTGGGTGACATGGAGGTTGTTGTTGACTGTTTGGATGATATTCATGTTGGGGTTGACACAGTTGATGATGATGTGGGGTCTGGCGAAAGTGATGAGGATTATGTTGGggatgaggaagatgatgatgattccaGCGACTGTAGTGAAGATTCAGTTAGTGATTTTGAAGAAAACTCTGAATGGACAACATGGTTGGAGTCTAAAACATTTACTCAAAGTACTGAGGCCGATTTTGATCCTAATAAACTGGACCCAATAA
- the LOC106795478 gene encoding nudix hydrolase 2: protein MMSSRACKPFSSSLLAASKLLLKSSSRAPPLQISALVGSMVPKIQGPKNSSGFPRSYMSATLASLAKEEEVPSKAIDTLRAVEDQHGGVIVNIEEPMDSSVFASLLEDSILQWREKGKKGVWIKLSREHSNLVDSAVKAGFRFHHAEPDYLMLVNWIPNTPDTLPANASHRVAVGAFVMNANREVLVVQESNGRFSGQGIWKLPTGGVDEGEDICTAAVREVKEETGIDTQFVEVIAFKERHKSFFRKSELFFVCMLQPHSFKIQRQVSEIEAAQWMAIEDYMAQPFVRENELFDFLTKIGLSKFDGKYNGFSTVLSSTSSRKKSYFYFNNKDAGHMLA from the exons ATGATGAGTTCTAGAGCTTGTAAgcctttttcttcctctcttttgGCAGCTTCAAAATTGTTACTTAAATCTTCCTCTCGTGCCCCTCCACTTCAAATTAGTGCTCTTGTTGGCTCTATGGTCCCTAAAATTCAAG GCCCGAAGAACAGTTCTGGTTTCCCTAGATCATACATGTCAGCTACCTTAGCTTCTCTGGCCAAGGAAGAGGAAGTGCCAAGTAAAGCCATTGATACACTCAGAGCAGTTGAAGACCAACATGGGGGTGTAATTGTGAACATTGAGGAGCCTATGGATTCCTCAGTTTTTGCTTCTTTGCTAGAAGATTCAATATTACAATGGAGGGAAAAG GGAAAGAAGGGAGTGTGGATCAAGCTGTCCAGAGAACATTCAAATCTTGTGGATTCTGCAGTTAAG GCTGGATTCAGATTCCACCATGCTGAACCAGATTACTTGATGCTTGTGAATTGGATTCCCAATACTCCTGATACCCTTCCTGCAAATGCTTCACACCGCGTTGCTGTTGGTGCTTTTGTCATGAATGCCAACAGGGAG GTGCTTGTGGTTCAGGAAAGCAATGGCAGGTTTAGTGGCCAAGGAATCTGGAAGTTGCCTACTGGAGGCGTTGATGAa GGTGAAGATATTTGTACTGCTGCAGTTAGAGAAGTCAAAGAAGAGACTGGG ATAGATACACAGTTTGTGGAGGTCATAGCATTTAA GGAAAGGCATAAATCTTTCTTCCGGAAATCAGAGTTGTTCTTTGTTTGCATGTTGCAACCTCATTCCTTTAAAATTCAGAGACAAGTTTCAGAAATTGAGGCAGCTCAG tGGATGGCAATTGAGGACTACATGGCCCAGCCTTTTGTCCGAGAAAATGAGCTATTTGACTTTCTTACCAAAATAGGGTTATCAAAATTTGATGGCAAATACAATGGCTTTTCTACCGTACTGTCTAGCACTTCCTCTCGCAAAAAATCTTACTTTTACTTCAACAACAAGGACGCTGGTCACATGTTAGCTTGA